In Desulfopila inferna, the following are encoded in one genomic region:
- a CDS encoding PAS domain S-box protein, protein MPNKNTSRAELLQELAAVRSQLADRGRQCEELSGQLDRLRLEDRGSCLYRLFDAMMEGFCLAELIFDKEGRPYDLRLTEINKATGLLLGIAPDKIKGITARQLFPKIDSTWIEMLVAAALSGEPAKFKKYSEVLDKWFVVYAFSPQTGLLAILFLDITESKQAEEELKHSRLLLTVAERLSHTGAWEWDIVDDRWEFSSEWLAIHGCPKRPLTPEELLALAHPEDRAAITQALEDLRQGIARYDMIHRIVRMNDGKIRFVHGYGRFVRDASGKVIKAYGFGRDITEQKLTEIATDRQNALLRGVNRIFEAVVTSAGDQEFGNACLNVAEEVTGSTLSFLGEIGPDGGLHDIAISNPTWKACPVNGKEGSDRFPKNFHIRGIYSDGVGKGTVLLTNDPASHPRSVGLPPGHPPLYSLLGVPLKQGERTVGLIAVGNRDGGYGPEDQETLEVLARVISEALARRHAEEAMRVGEIRYRSLFMHSPDAIYINQQDRITLVNDACLRLFGAETAEELLGKTPYDLFHADYHPVIRRRIHRMRELGQPQSLYEAKIVRLDGGTVDVEVTAAHFPFADSNAIHVILRDITSRKRAAENLERSNKELEQFAYAVSHDLQEPLRSVVGFLQLLQLRYSDRIDEKGQQFIDRAVAASHRMQTLIRELLSLSRVTTRPGTFLPTDLRYLVETVLENLESTLREKHAHVVVCADLPSLTVDPSLIESLFQNLIINGIKYNDSFRPRIEINCRPCENGYEFTVKDNGIGVPPRFHERIFMVFQRLHTTEEYQGTGLGLALCRKIVERHNGRLWVESQPGEGSTFHFFLPTTR, encoded by the coding sequence ATGCCGAACAAAAATACATCCCGAGCGGAATTGCTGCAGGAATTAGCCGCGGTGCGCTCCCAACTGGCCGACAGAGGGCGGCAGTGTGAGGAGCTTTCCGGGCAGCTCGACAGGTTGCGTTTAGAAGATAGAGGGAGCTGCCTGTATCGGTTGTTCGATGCTATGATGGAAGGTTTTTGCCTGGCCGAGCTCATCTTCGATAAAGAGGGACGCCCATATGATTTGCGCCTCACGGAGATCAATAAAGCCACAGGCCTGCTTCTCGGTATTGCTCCGGACAAGATCAAGGGAATCACAGCCCGGCAGTTGTTTCCAAAAATTGACAGCACTTGGATCGAGATGCTCGTCGCAGCGGCTTTGAGTGGTGAGCCTGCCAAGTTTAAGAAATACAGCGAGGTTTTAGACAAATGGTTTGTTGTTTATGCCTTCAGCCCGCAAACCGGTCTGCTGGCCATTTTGTTTCTTGATATTACCGAAAGCAAGCAGGCGGAGGAGGAACTCAAGCACAGCCGACTTTTGCTGACGGTAGCCGAAAGGCTTTCGCATACCGGAGCATGGGAATGGGATATAGTGGATGATCGTTGGGAATTTTCCAGTGAATGGTTGGCGATCCATGGTTGTCCGAAGCGCCCCCTGACTCCCGAAGAGCTCCTGGCTCTCGCTCATCCCGAGGATCGTGCCGCTATAACACAGGCGCTGGAAGATCTTCGGCAGGGTATCGCCAGATATGACATGATTCACCGCATCGTCCGCATGAACGACGGCAAAATACGTTTTGTCCATGGATATGGAAGATTTGTGCGCGATGCTTCCGGAAAGGTAATCAAGGCCTATGGCTTTGGTCGGGATATTACCGAACAAAAACTGACCGAGATTGCCACGGATCGGCAGAATGCACTGCTGAGAGGCGTTAACCGCATCTTCGAGGCAGTAGTGACAAGCGCCGGCGACCAGGAATTTGGGAATGCCTGCCTGAATGTGGCCGAGGAGGTCACCGGCAGTACCCTCTCTTTTCTTGGAGAGATCGGCCCGGATGGAGGATTGCACGATATCGCCATATCCAACCCGACCTGGAAGGCCTGTCCGGTGAACGGCAAGGAGGGAAGTGACAGATTTCCGAAAAACTTCCATATCCGCGGCATATATTCTGATGGTGTCGGCAAAGGCACTGTTCTTTTGACCAATGATCCGGCTTCACATCCCCGGAGTGTCGGGCTGCCGCCCGGACATCCGCCGCTATACTCTCTGCTGGGTGTGCCGCTGAAGCAGGGAGAGAGGACGGTGGGATTAATTGCAGTGGGGAATCGCGATGGTGGTTATGGTCCCGAGGATCAGGAGACTCTGGAAGTCCTGGCCCGAGTGATCAGCGAGGCTCTGGCCCGGCGGCATGCCGAGGAGGCCATGCGGGTAGGAGAAATCCGCTACCGCAGTCTGTTCATGCATTCTCCAGATGCGATCTACATCAACCAGCAGGACCGCATAACCCTGGTCAACGATGCCTGCCTGAGGCTGTTTGGGGCGGAGACTGCCGAAGAGTTGCTCGGCAAGACACCCTACGATCTGTTTCATGCCGACTATCATCCGGTGATCAGGAGAAGAATCCACCGCATGCGCGAGCTGGGCCAGCCGCAATCGCTATATGAGGCGAAAATAGTCCGTCTCGACGGCGGCACCGTGGACGTCGAAGTGACTGCGGCCCATTTTCCCTTCGCTGACTCCAATGCTATTCATGTTATCCTGCGCGACATCACCAGCCGCAAGCGGGCGGCCGAGAATCTGGAGCGTTCCAATAAGGAGTTGGAGCAGTTTGCCTATGCGGTTTCTCACGACCTTCAGGAGCCGTTGCGCTCAGTGGTCGGCTTTCTTCAGCTTCTGCAGCTTCGCTACAGCGATCGGATAGACGAGAAAGGCCAGCAATTTATCGATCGGGCGGTGGCGGCCAGCCATCGCATGCAGACTCTTATTCGTGAGTTGCTCTCACTGTCGCGCGTGACCACCAGACCTGGTACGTTTCTGCCGACAGACCTCAGGTATCTTGTCGAAACGGTTCTGGAAAATCTTGAATCGACTCTGCGGGAGAAACATGCCCATGTCGTCGTCTGTGCAGACCTGCCGAGCCTGACCGTTGATCCCAGCCTGATAGAGAGCCTTTTTCAGAACCTTATCATCAACGGCATCAAATACAACGACAGCTTCAGACCCAGGATAGAAATCAACTGTCGCCCCTGTGAAAACGGCTATGAGTTTACAGTCAAAGACAATGGTATCGGTGTTCCCCCACGCTTCCATGAGCGTATATTCATGGTTTTTCAACGGCTCCACACGACTGAAGAATACCAGGGAACCGGGTTGGGACTGGCATTATGCCGGAAAATCGTCGAGCGTCACAACGGCAGGCTCTGGGTTGAATCGCAGCCGGGAGAGGGCTCGACCTTCCATTTTTTTCTGCCGACGACCAGATGA
- a CDS encoding FAD:protein FMN transferase: MRFNKRMTFILIIIFSAAAIIFAVNHANRKRIFKESRNSLYTIVTITVATNSEELAKTAIDAAYQELDRLGKLLNFYADNSELSAVNQNAGNAPVIVSPDTLEIIKAAVFAGGQTNGGFDVTIGPVVKLWNFKDKTMPTKDQVTENLADVGFKNIVIDEAASTVFLKKAGVQIDLGGIIKGFAADKAVEILKRHGIEDGIVAVAGDIATFGTQLNGRPWHIGIQNPRQEGNDDALLATVDLRDKGISTSGDYQRFFIADGVRYHHLLNPKTGFPESLCRSVTIIAEKTALTDAFATGIFVMGPDEGMKVLERLGMDGIIVDSKGNVLLTEGIKDQVHLFDRPAKS, translated from the coding sequence ATGCGATTTAACAAACGAATGACTTTTATTCTGATTATCATATTTTCGGCAGCGGCAATCATTTTCGCGGTAAACCACGCCAATCGAAAACGTATTTTTAAAGAAAGCCGAAATTCGTTGTACACCATAGTTACAATCACCGTTGCCACAAACTCAGAGGAGCTGGCGAAGACCGCGATCGATGCAGCATATCAGGAACTTGATCGCCTCGGCAAGCTGCTGAATTTCTACGCAGATAACAGCGAACTCAGCGCTGTCAATCAAAACGCCGGCAATGCACCGGTGATTGTCTCGCCTGATACCCTGGAGATTATCAAAGCCGCCGTTTTTGCCGGTGGACAAACCAACGGCGGCTTTGACGTCACCATCGGACCTGTCGTCAAGCTCTGGAATTTTAAAGACAAAACAATGCCGACCAAAGATCAGGTGACAGAAAACTTAGCCGATGTCGGATTTAAAAATATTGTTATCGATGAGGCGGCATCTACCGTATTTCTAAAAAAAGCCGGAGTACAAATCGATTTAGGCGGCATTATCAAAGGATTTGCTGCCGACAAAGCTGTAGAGATTTTAAAGAGGCATGGGATCGAGGATGGCATTGTCGCGGTAGCCGGTGATATCGCAACCTTTGGCACCCAGCTGAATGGCCGGCCATGGCATATCGGCATCCAGAATCCGCGCCAGGAGGGAAATGACGATGCTCTTCTGGCAACCGTCGATCTTCGAGACAAGGGCATCTCCACCTCGGGAGATTACCAGCGTTTCTTTATTGCTGATGGTGTGCGGTATCATCATTTACTCAATCCGAAAACCGGATTCCCCGAAAGCCTTTGCCGGAGCGTAACCATCATTGCCGAAAAAACTGCTCTGACCGATGCCTTTGCCACCGGCATCTTCGTGATGGGGCCGGATGAAGGAATGAAAGTCCTGGAGCGTCTTGGTATGGATGGAATAATCGTAGACAGTAAAGGCAATGTCCTGCTGACAGAAGGTATAAAAGACCAGGTGCACCTATTTGATCGGCCTGCAAAAAGCTGA
- a CDS encoding class II SORL domain-containing protein: MPKFGELIQTADWKSEKHVPVIECADQIGADEVFDVKVSLGKEVDHPNTTEHHIRWIQLYFKPEGDKFAYQVGNYEFSAHGEAAAGANEGPVYTHHAATASMKIKKPGTLIATAFCNIHGLWENSKEIKVG; the protein is encoded by the coding sequence ATGCCTAAATTTGGAGAACTTATTCAAACTGCCGATTGGAAATCCGAAAAACACGTTCCGGTTATAGAATGCGCCGATCAGATTGGCGCGGATGAAGTATTCGATGTGAAAGTCTCTCTTGGCAAGGAGGTTGACCATCCCAACACCACCGAACATCATATCCGTTGGATCCAGTTGTATTTCAAGCCGGAGGGAGATAAGTTTGCATATCAAGTGGGCAATTATGAGTTTTCCGCCCACGGCGAAGCCGCTGCGGGCGCCAATGAAGGCCCTGTTTATACCCATCACGCCGCCACCGCATCCATGAAAATCAAAAAGCCGGGTACCCTCATTGCTACAGCTTTCTGCAACATCCATGGCCTCTGGGAAAATTCAAAAGAAATCAAGGTCGGCTAA
- a CDS encoding acyl--CoA ligase family protein — MQRAGVNKSILTPVEFLNRSFLVYPQKVAIIHGDRRYTYQEFYERVNRLAGALLKAGVGPGDKVAFICPNIPPLLEAHYGVPLIGAALVCVNIRLSPGEVSYILNHSDARYVFVDSEFASLIEPSELGNVKFVNICDTAAPATLDGPEYEEFLSTGSAEPVKSLIEDEDQLLSINYTSGTTGKPKGVMYHHRGAYLNAIGEILEAGIDASSVYLWTLPMFHCNGWCFTWGITSVGATHVCLRQVVAEEIYRLIEKEDVSHLCAAPTVLITMSTWPGAADVKMKRKLKIMTAGAPPAPTIIKNMEEIGADITHTYGLTEVYGPHSVCAWQPEWQNLSAEEQANMKSRQGVPYIVTHFMDVVNPVTMEPVPRDGETMGEIVMRGNNVMTGYYKDPEATEEAFAGGWFHSGDLAVIHQDGYVQIQDRKKDIIISGGENISTVEVENVIYRHPDVQEVAVIPVPDEKWGEVPKAFIVPKPGSTPNAEDIIAFTKANLARFKAPKYVEFGELPKTATGKIQKFKLRENEWRGHKRIR; from the coding sequence ATGCAGAGAGCAGGTGTGAACAAGAGTATATTGACGCCGGTTGAATTCCTCAACCGCAGTTTCCTTGTGTATCCGCAGAAGGTAGCCATCATCCACGGAGATCGGAGATATACCTACCAGGAATTTTATGAGAGAGTGAATCGTCTGGCCGGAGCTCTGCTCAAAGCGGGGGTCGGTCCGGGCGACAAGGTAGCCTTTATTTGCCCTAACATTCCGCCTCTGCTGGAGGCGCATTATGGTGTTCCTTTGATCGGCGCCGCTCTGGTGTGCGTCAATATTCGTCTTTCCCCCGGCGAGGTTTCCTACATCTTAAATCATTCAGATGCACGCTATGTTTTTGTTGACAGTGAATTTGCCTCTCTCATCGAGCCGTCCGAACTCGGCAATGTCAAGTTTGTCAATATTTGCGATACGGCTGCTCCGGCAACTCTGGACGGGCCGGAATATGAAGAATTTCTGTCCACTGGTTCAGCGGAGCCTGTCAAGTCTTTGATCGAGGACGAGGACCAGCTGCTCTCCATAAATTATACCAGTGGAACAACCGGTAAACCCAAAGGAGTAATGTATCATCATCGCGGAGCCTATCTCAATGCCATCGGCGAGATCCTCGAAGCCGGCATTGATGCCTCATCCGTCTATCTCTGGACTCTGCCGATGTTTCATTGCAACGGCTGGTGCTTTACCTGGGGCATAACCTCCGTTGGGGCCACCCATGTCTGTCTGCGCCAGGTAGTTGCCGAGGAAATTTATCGTCTTATCGAGAAGGAGGATGTCTCTCACCTCTGCGCCGCCCCCACCGTGCTTATCACCATGAGCACCTGGCCCGGCGCCGCTGATGTGAAGATGAAGAGAAAGCTGAAGATCATGACCGCGGGAGCGCCACCCGCGCCCACCATCATCAAAAACATGGAGGAGATCGGCGCGGATATCACTCATACCTATGGTCTGACCGAAGTCTACGGCCCCCATAGCGTCTGCGCTTGGCAGCCGGAATGGCAGAACCTCTCTGCCGAGGAGCAGGCCAACATGAAATCACGGCAGGGAGTACCGTATATCGTTACTCATTTCATGGATGTGGTCAATCCGGTGACCATGGAGCCGGTGCCTCGCGATGGTGAAACCATGGGTGAAATTGTCATGCGCGGCAATAATGTGATGACGGGATATTACAAGGATCCCGAAGCAACCGAGGAAGCCTTCGCCGGAGGCTGGTTTCACAGCGGGGACCTGGCGGTTATCCACCAGGATGGCTACGTCCAGATCCAGGATAGAAAGAAGGATATCATCATCAGCGGCGGTGAAAATATCTCCACCGTGGAAGTGGAAAACGTCATCTATCGCCACCCTGATGTGCAGGAAGTTGCGGTTATTCCGGTCCCCGATGAAAAATGGGGAGAGGTGCCCAAGGCCTTCATCGTACCCAAACCCGGCAGTACGCCGAATGCCGAAGACATCATAGCCTTTACCAAGGCCAACCTTGCCCGCTTCAAGGCTCCGAAATATGTCGAATTTGGTGAACTTCCCAAAACAGCCACCGGCAAGATCCAGAAGTTTAAACTCAGAGAAAACGAGTGGCGGGGACACAAGAGAATCCGATGA
- a CDS encoding PaaI family thioesterase gives MERELTAERIEFLEKDYRRGFIKFCGFQPSRIGKGLFEAALAIGENHKTQDDFIHAGVIATMSDHTAGYAAYTLVSNDIRILTIEFKINFLKPACGHALKCKSEIISHGRQIIVAQSTVFDVRDTHEKMVSKSTITLMAIDAARLENTEG, from the coding sequence ATGGAAAGAGAACTTACTGCGGAAAGGATAGAGTTTCTTGAAAAGGACTATCGCAGGGGATTTATTAAATTCTGTGGATTTCAGCCATCCAGAATAGGCAAAGGACTTTTTGAAGCCGCTCTTGCAATAGGGGAAAACCACAAAACCCAGGATGATTTCATCCACGCCGGAGTAATTGCGACCATGTCCGATCATACCGCCGGATATGCCGCCTACACTCTTGTTTCCAATGATATCCGAATATTGACCATCGAGTTTAAAATCAATTTCTTAAAACCCGCCTGCGGTCATGCATTAAAGTGCAAATCAGAAATCATAAGTCACGGAAGACAGATTATAGTAGCCCAATCAACTGTATTTGATGTCAGGGATACTCATGAAAAAATGGTCTCCAAAAGCACCATCACCTTGATGGCGATAGATGCCGCTAGGTTAGAAAACACTGAAGGATAA
- a CDS encoding nickel-dependent hydrogenase large subunit — MSKITKNVNIPLNRAEGDLEINVEVVDGVITQAWSSGTMYRGFEAMMLGRGALDGLVITPRICGICSLTHLTAAVEALDAITGVKPPDNARRLRNLALMVETIQSDVRQAILMFMVDFANREAYGNHPLGQEAVERYAPLQGSAAIEVIRETKRLIEIVGIIGGQWPHTSFMVPGGVTSMPDTSKIMQCRMILRHFQSWYERFILGCSVERWQQISTEAELDEWLEEKNSHRNSEVGFFIRFARQAGLDSTGRGPNRYLSYGNLTLPEDTTVAGTGGRLTAAGFATDLETFQFDPREITEDISHSWFEKEDEPLHPFKGKTTPYASGMGGELYSWVKAPRYRGKVIETGPLAEEIIGGNQLYRDIIQRGGPNTLIRELARLTRPAGIFSSMMVWFEELVANCNADFYHKVSGIPDGEGAGLIQAARGALGHWVRIKGDKITHYQVITPSSWNGSPRDSEGNRGAWEEALINTPIRDVKHPVEAGHVIRSFDPCLVCAVHAIRKKR, encoded by the coding sequence ATGTCGAAAATTACAAAGAACGTCAACATACCGCTCAACAGAGCAGAGGGTGATCTTGAGATTAACGTCGAAGTAGTAGACGGTGTGATCACCCAAGCCTGGAGTTCGGGCACCATGTATCGTGGTTTTGAGGCAATGATGCTTGGTCGCGGGGCTCTGGACGGGCTCGTTATAACACCTCGCATCTGTGGTATCTGCAGTCTGACCCATTTGACCGCCGCAGTCGAGGCCCTTGATGCCATTACCGGAGTAAAGCCTCCGGATAATGCCCGCAGGTTGAGGAATCTCGCCCTGATGGTTGAAACAATTCAGAGTGATGTTCGTCAGGCTATCCTGATGTTCATGGTGGATTTCGCCAACCGGGAGGCTTATGGTAACCATCCTTTGGGGCAGGAGGCGGTTGAGCGTTATGCTCCTCTTCAGGGCAGTGCCGCAATAGAAGTAATCCGCGAGACTAAAAGGCTGATTGAAATTGTCGGGATCATTGGCGGGCAGTGGCCGCACACCTCCTTTATGGTCCCGGGCGGCGTGACCTCAATGCCCGATACCTCCAAGATTATGCAATGTCGCATGATTCTCCGTCATTTCCAGAGCTGGTATGAACGCTTCATCCTGGGCTGTTCCGTCGAGCGCTGGCAGCAAATATCCACGGAAGCCGAGCTGGATGAGTGGCTTGAGGAAAAAAACAGCCACAGGAACAGCGAGGTTGGCTTTTTCATCCGTTTTGCCCGCCAGGCCGGTCTCGACAGCACCGGTCGCGGTCCCAACCGTTACCTCAGCTATGGTAATCTGACTTTACCTGAAGACACAACCGTTGCAGGGACTGGGGGAAGACTGACAGCCGCGGGTTTTGCCACTGACCTCGAAACATTTCAATTCGACCCACGGGAAATAACAGAAGATATCTCCCATTCCTGGTTTGAGAAGGAGGATGAGCCTCTTCATCCCTTTAAAGGAAAAACAACCCCGTATGCCTCCGGAATGGGAGGGGAACTCTATTCGTGGGTAAAAGCGCCACGTTACCGAGGCAAAGTGATTGAAACAGGTCCTCTGGCCGAGGAAATTATCGGCGGAAATCAGCTCTACAGGGATATAATCCAGCGGGGAGGCCCCAATACTCTAATCCGTGAACTGGCTCGGCTTACCCGTCCTGCCGGAATATTCTCCTCGATGATGGTCTGGTTTGAGGAGCTTGTTGCCAACTGCAACGCTGATTTTTACCACAAGGTCAGCGGAATCCCCGACGGTGAAGGTGCCGGTCTGATCCAGGCAGCCCGCGGAGCCCTTGGCCACTGGGTCAGAATCAAAGGAGACAAAATTACCCACTATCAGGTCATTACGCCTTCATCCTGGAACGGTTCTCCCCGAGATAGCGAGGGTAATCGCGGCGCCTGGGAAGAAGCGCTCATCAATACACCCATCAGGGATGTGAAACATCCTGTGGAGGCAGGTCATGTCATTCGATCTTTCGATCCATGCCTCGTCTGTGCAGTTCATGCAATTCGGAAAAAAAGATAG
- a CDS encoding cytochrome P460 family protein → MKMKKSMILIALVSLTTTLVMAKSHMPEPQAEAFWTYITETHPYTEWEMWPGKDGMYEGTSPHGAFLKLYINDVAVNAIKEDKPMPDGAIIVKENYGKDKEKLMSLTPMYRKKGYNPDAGDWFWAKYGPEGEVMDAGKIEGCIGCHRSQKDWLFAETKSE, encoded by the coding sequence ATGAAAATGAAGAAAAGCATGATCCTCATTGCACTCGTCTCTCTAACTACGACATTGGTTATGGCTAAATCGCACATGCCTGAACCGCAAGCCGAAGCATTCTGGACCTACATCACCGAAACCCACCCCTACACCGAATGGGAGATGTGGCCAGGCAAAGACGGCATGTATGAAGGAACGAGCCCGCACGGCGCTTTTTTGAAGCTTTACATCAATGATGTTGCGGTCAATGCCATTAAAGAAGATAAGCCCATGCCGGATGGGGCTATTATTGTCAAAGAGAACTATGGAAAAGATAAAGAGAAACTGATGTCACTCACCCCGATGTATAGAAAAAAAGGATACAACCCTGATGCGGGGGACTGGTTCTGGGCGAAATACGGTCCGGAAGGGGAAGTTATGGATGCGGGAAAGATAGAAGGCTGCATCGGTTGTCATCGCTCTCAGAAGGATTGGCTGTTTGCCGAAACAAAGTCGGAATAA
- a CDS encoding NADH:ubiquinone oxidoreductase: protein MTTAYWLQGGGCGGDTYSFLSSEFPNIVELFTALDIELLWHPSLSNICPADHKQLIDEIITGNQPLDLLIVEGSVICGPAGTGMFNTKDGRPKKELINFLAAKAEVVVALGTCAGFGGFGADHIIEATGLQFSKRKRGGFLGEKFLSKAGLPVINLAGCPCHHDVIQGAISALATGVPLELDKYQRPLEWYSTMVHQGCTRNEYHEYRVEESDFGELGCLFFHMGCAGPLVPGPCNKLLWNRQSSKPRAGVPCFGCTDPEFPRSTPFFQTPNIEGIPLSLPIGVNRAHYMVYKGMAAAAAPERLQQRTSKV from the coding sequence GTGACAACGGCATATTGGCTTCAGGGCGGCGGATGTGGAGGAGATACTTATTCTTTTCTTAGCAGTGAATTTCCTAATATTGTTGAATTGTTTACGGCCCTCGATATCGAGCTTTTGTGGCATCCATCACTGTCCAACATCTGTCCTGCGGACCACAAACAATTGATTGATGAGATTATAACCGGGAACCAGCCTCTGGATTTGCTGATTGTCGAAGGTTCGGTGATCTGCGGACCTGCCGGTACAGGCATGTTCAATACCAAGGATGGTCGCCCCAAAAAAGAACTCATAAATTTTCTGGCTGCCAAAGCTGAGGTTGTTGTAGCCTTGGGCACCTGTGCCGGTTTCGGTGGTTTTGGTGCCGATCATATCATCGAGGCAACCGGGCTGCAGTTTTCCAAGAGAAAACGAGGTGGATTTCTTGGAGAAAAGTTTCTCTCTAAAGCCGGTCTTCCCGTGATTAACCTGGCGGGTTGTCCCTGTCATCATGATGTGATTCAGGGTGCAATCAGTGCTCTTGCCACCGGCGTCCCCTTGGAACTTGATAAATATCAGCGGCCGCTGGAATGGTACAGCACCATGGTTCATCAGGGATGCACACGCAACGAATATCATGAATACCGCGTGGAAGAATCGGATTTCGGGGAGCTGGGTTGTCTTTTTTTTCATATGGGCTGTGCCGGACCTCTGGTTCCTGGGCCCTGCAACAAACTGCTGTGGAACCGACAATCCTCGAAGCCGCGAGCCGGTGTTCCCTGTTTCGGCTGTACAGATCCCGAGTTTCCCAGGTCTACTCCGTTTTTTCAAACACCTAATATCGAAGGCATACCCCTTTCGCTGCCTATCGGAGTCAATCGTGCTCATTATATGGTGTATAAGGGAATGGCAGCTGCTGCCGCACCGGAGCGGCTGCAGCAGAGAACATCAAAAGTGTAG
- a CDS encoding redoxin domain-containing protein — translation MNLTKKIEEKKVQFQSSAPGEVLEVMERAEKELTDSGIMDRVLTKGDKAPDFTLEDTRGNSVNLGSTLSSGSVVLGFYRGRW, via the coding sequence ATGAATTTAACAAAGAAAATCGAAGAAAAAAAGGTGCAATTCCAATCTTCGGCTCCAGGCGAAGTTCTGGAGGTTATGGAGCGAGCGGAAAAGGAATTGACCGATTCGGGAATTATGGACAGGGTATTGACCAAAGGCGATAAAGCGCCCGATTTTACCCTGGAAGATACCCGGGGTAACTCCGTTAATCTGGGTAGTACCCTTTCCTCGGGTTCGGTTGTCCTGGGTTTTTATAGAGGACGGTGGTGA
- a CDS encoding LysR family transcriptional regulator ArgP: MLDYKLIEALALVAQDGGFDKAANALHITQSAVSQRVKLLEEQMGQILLARTTPPRPTSAGRNLLKHYLQVKRLEDDLCGEMNEHVDKEYKSIPLALNADSLATWFLDAIQSFVLAEGILLDIRVDDQEQTHRMLKNGEVVGCISTRENPLQGCRTDYLGRMNYHMLATSQFAKKWFPNGLTIAEAYRAPAIIFNRKDELHHKLFKLVLGEVPENLPVNYIPSAEKFVDVIARGIGYGMLPFQQSEPFIRTGRLVDLAPDYVVPVKLYWHCWNLKSKPLIRFTQQLIFRAKTLLDK; encoded by the coding sequence ATGCTCGACTACAAACTTATCGAAGCACTGGCATTGGTAGCTCAGGATGGCGGCTTTGACAAAGCCGCCAATGCTCTCCATATCACCCAATCCGCAGTATCCCAAAGAGTGAAACTGCTGGAGGAGCAGATGGGCCAGATTCTACTGGCACGGACCACACCCCCTCGTCCAACCTCAGCAGGCCGAAATCTTTTAAAACATTATCTCCAGGTCAAGCGGCTTGAGGATGATCTTTGCGGGGAAATGAATGAACATGTCGACAAAGAGTATAAATCGATACCGTTAGCTCTTAATGCCGATAGCCTGGCGACCTGGTTTCTTGATGCGATTCAATCCTTTGTATTAGCGGAAGGTATTTTGTTGGATATCCGGGTCGATGATCAGGAGCAGACTCATCGGATGCTTAAAAATGGTGAGGTCGTAGGGTGTATCAGCACCAGGGAAAACCCCTTGCAGGGTTGTAGAACCGATTATTTAGGACGGATGAATTACCATATGCTGGCCACTTCCCAATTTGCCAAAAAATGGTTTCCAAATGGACTTACCATTGCTGAAGCGTATCGAGCACCCGCTATAATTTTTAATCGCAAAGATGAGTTGCACCATAAACTTTTTAAGCTGGTACTGGGAGAAGTACCTGAAAACCTCCCTGTCAACTATATACCATCCGCCGAGAAATTCGTGGATGTCATTGCCAGGGGAATTGGATATGGCATGTTGCCGTTTCAACAATCCGAGCCTTTTATCCGAACAGGCCGATTGGTGGATCTGGCTCCTGATTACGTCGTTCCGGTAAAACTCTATTGGCATTGCTGGAATTTAAAATCAAAGCCGCTTATAAGATTTACTCAGCAATTGATTTTCAGAGCAAAAACGTTGTTGGACAAATAG
- a CDS encoding peroxiredoxin-like family protein encodes MELEALQEAHPEFTALGATLLMISPQTKDHSRSFREEKGLTMEILSDPGNKVGEKFGVVYAFPEDLKQAYLQLGLDLEKYNGDDPWRLPLVSRYIIDQKGLIQYAMVSADHTKRVEPDHTLEALKVLKGQISGS; translated from the coding sequence TTGGAGCTGGAAGCTCTGCAGGAGGCCCACCCGGAATTTACCGCACTGGGTGCCACCCTTTTGATGATTTCCCCCCAGACAAAAGACCATTCCCGGAGCTTTCGGGAAGAGAAAGGGCTTACCATGGAGATCTTGAGCGATCCCGGAAACAAGGTTGGTGAAAAGTTTGGTGTCGTCTACGCCTTTCCGGAAGATCTCAAACAGGCATACCTGCAGCTGGGTCTCGATCTGGAAAAATATAACGGCGATGATCCCTGGAGACTGCCGCTGGTATCACGGTATATAATCGACCAGAAAGGACTCATTCAATATGCTATGGTCAGTGCAGATCATACAAAGAGGGTCGAACCGGACCATACTCTGGAAGCCCTGAAAGTGTTAAAGGGGCAAATCTCAGGAAGCTGA